A window of Onychostoma macrolepis isolate SWU-2019 chromosome 01, ASM1243209v1, whole genome shotgun sequence contains these coding sequences:
- the fbxl18 gene encoding F-box/LRR-repeat protein 18 isoform X1 produces MDNQIETALCCSDSISQTSVTISDFSDEILLNILRFIPSHDLMLNVSQVCRKLRTLCLDKSLRAHVHLHKEYTANDDAVKQLLKNLSGDIQTLNLSGCYWLAGSMVDQVTRCKALVSLDLTGCRLTSVRLSHLLTSLRSLRSLALDVGPGFDLHQLSAEGKSALARLQELKQTLLTPSYGVVPCCSALRRLHLYLEASEGWREAGGCAQLMVGQSSVPHYQNLRWFSARLAPGEVNRTLLALYLAVFSMRVPEGLTGLVLFVPGPAPPRPVAMTALMESMASTVGNTVSALQLPRTWLDGAILGRVLAHGCPSYLNVSRCSSPGFNPLHVLLSAGRDLKPLKSLNVRGCGQGPLAESCGKGEEEMDAESVKALTECCPHLIHLNLSATHYHHALPAGQDGHLCGALGRLAALCSLALPVCALAQFPPAPVNIQDSNTDHSSRSLLLGLKKSSRIGVPTYRPTTEVTVDQGEERQDRGLCIQPLLHGCPHLVELELIGAGFSSAMPRNEPAIRKDPAACRWSYNVGDGELAALGAMKFLRKLTLAHLPGVLKGTGLIELVQGCKDLCSLSLANLGSLKTMNYTQALLEALSYCTQLRDLRLEQPYFNASAAFFEALSQCHQLRRLCLVSRHGTFQPAAVASFMQSCADVIMCHMFMGGTLVACKTLQKTLLDSFSISRPALSVVIYPLLHEDLAHVIRGMPLCHLDEITLFKSRVAEEPMKQ; encoded by the exons ATGGATAATCAAATTGAAACG GCTCTGTGCTGCTCAGACAGCATTTCCCAGACCTCTGTCACTATCTCAGACTTCTCAGATGAGATTTTACTGAATATCCTGCGATTCATTCCAAGCCATGACCTGATGCTCAATGTGAGTCAAGTGTGCCGGAAACTTCGAACTCTCTGTCTGGACAAGAGCTTGAGAGCCCATGTACACCTGCATAAAGAATACACA GCAAATGACGATGCTGTGAAGCAGCTCTTGAAGAACCTTTCCGGCGACATCCAGACTTTAAACCTGAGCGGCTGCTACTGGTTGGCTGGCTCTATGGTGGATCAGGTCACCCGCTGTAAGGCTCTAGTCAGCCTGGACCTTACAGGCTGTCGATTGACATCAGTTCGCCTCTCGCATCTGCTGACCTCTCTTCGTTCTCTACGCTCATTGGCATTGGATGTGGGACCGGGGTTTGACCTCCATCAGCTGAGCGCCGAGGGCAAGTCTGCTTTGGCACGACTGCAGGAGCTCAAGCAGACATTGTTGACTCCCTCGTACGGTGTGGTGCCGTGCTGCAGTGCCCTACGCCGCCTGCACCTTTATCTAGAGGCCAGCGAGGGCTGGAGGGAAGCGGGCGGTTGCGCGCAGCTGATGGTGGGTCAGAGCAGCGTGCCACACTATCAGAATCTGCGTTGGTTCTCTGCACGCCTGGCGCCTGGTGAAGTCAATCGCACTCTGTTGGCACTCTACTTGGCTGTTTTCAGTATGAGAGTCCCGGAGGGTCTTACAGGACTGGTACTGTTTGTGCCGGGCCCCGCACCGCCAAGGCCGGTTGCAATGACGGCGCTAATGGAGAGCATGGCGTCGACGGTGGGAAACACCGTTAGCGCTCTCCAGCTTCCACGTACGTGGTTGGATGGTGCTATACTTGGGCGGGTCTTGGCGCATGGCTGCCCCTCTTACCTAAATGTCTCACGCTGTTCATCTCCAGGGTTCAACCCTCTACATGTGCTCCTTAGTGCGGGTCGTGACCTCAAACCCTTAAAGAGTCTCAACGTGCGTGGATGTGGCCAAGGGCCTCTCGCCGAGAGCTGTGGGAAGGGCGAGGAGGAGATGGATGCAGAGAGTGTCAAAGCGCTTACTGAATGTTGCCCACATCTTATTCACCTTAATTTATCTGCCACACACTACCACCATGCTCTTCCTGCTGGGCAGGATGGACACTTGTGTGGCGCTTTAGGGCGTCTCGCTGCCTTGTGCTCTTTGGCACTTCCGGTGTGTGCCTTGGCACAGTTCCCACCAGCACCTGTGAACATTCAAGACTCCAACACAGACCACTCCTCAAGGTCACTACTTCTCGGGCTTAAAAAGAGCAGCCGCATCGGTGTGCCCACATATCGACCAACAACCGAGGTCACCGTGGATCAGGGCGAAGAGCGGCAGGATAGAGGCTTGTGCATTCAGCCTCTGCTTCACGGTTGCCCGCATCTAGTGGAGCTAGAGCTGATTGGCGCAGGGTTTTCCTCTGCCATGCCACGCAATGAGCCGGCCATCCGCAAGGATCCTGCCGCATGCCGCTGGTCCTACAATGTCGGAGATGGTGAGTTAGCTGCTTTGGGAGCGATGAAATTTTTGCGCAAGCTTACCCTCGCTCACTTACCGGGAGTTCTGAAGGGGACAGGACTGATCGAGCTGGTTCAGGGGTGCAAGGACCTTTGTTCGTTATCACTTGCAAATCTTGGATCTTTAAAGACCATGAACTACACGCAGGCTCTGCTGGAGGCTCTTTCCTACTGTACACAACTCAGGGACTTAAG GCTGGAGCAGCCCTATTTTAATGCGAGCGCTGCGTTTTTTGAAGCACTCAGTCAGTGTCACCAACTGCGGCGTCTGTGTTTGGTTTCTCGACATGGGACCTTCCAGCCCGCCGCTGTGGCGTCCTTCATGCAGAGCTGCGCTGACGTCATCATGTGCCACATGTTCATGGGTGGTACCCTAGTGGCCTGTAAAACACTGCAGAAAACCCTGCTGGACAG TTTTTCAATATCTCGTCCAGCCCTCAGTGTGGTGATTTACCCTTTACTGCACGAGGATCTGGCCCATGTGATCAGAGGTATGCCACTTTGCCATCTGGACGAGATCACACTTTTCAAAAGCCGCGTCGCTGAGGAGCCCATGAAACAGTGA
- the fbxl18 gene encoding F-box/LRR-repeat protein 18 isoform X2 → MDNQIETALCCSDSISQTSVTISDFSDEILLNILRFIPSHDLMLNVSQVCRKLRTLCLDKSLRAHVHLHKEYTANDDAVKQLLKNLSGDIQTLNLSGCYWLAGSMVDQVTRCKALVSLDLTGCRLTSVRLSHLLTSLRSLRSLALDVGPGFDLHQLSAEGKSALARLQELKQTLLTPSYGVVPCCSALRRLHLYLEASEGWREAGGCAQLMVGQSSVPHYQNLRWFSARLAPGEVNRTLLALYLAVFSMRVPEGLTGLVLFVPGPAPPRPVAMTALMESMASTVGNTVSALQLPRTWLDGAILGRVLAHGCPSYLNVSRCSSPGFNPLHVLLSAGRDLKPLKSLNVRGCGQGPLAESCGKGEEEMDAESVKALTECCPHLIHLNLSATHYHHALPAGQDGHLCGALGRLAALCSLALPVCALAQFPPAPVNIQDSNTDHSSRSLLLGLKKSSRIGVPTYRPTTEVTVDQGEERQDRGLCIQPLLHGCPHLVELELIGAGFSSAMPRNEPAIRKDPAACRWSYNVGDGELAALGAMKFLRKLTLAHLPGVLKGTGLIELVQGCKDLCSLSLANLGSLKTMNYTQALLEALSYCTQLRDLSPPLWRPSCRAALTSSCATCSWVVP, encoded by the exons ATGGATAATCAAATTGAAACG GCTCTGTGCTGCTCAGACAGCATTTCCCAGACCTCTGTCACTATCTCAGACTTCTCAGATGAGATTTTACTGAATATCCTGCGATTCATTCCAAGCCATGACCTGATGCTCAATGTGAGTCAAGTGTGCCGGAAACTTCGAACTCTCTGTCTGGACAAGAGCTTGAGAGCCCATGTACACCTGCATAAAGAATACACA GCAAATGACGATGCTGTGAAGCAGCTCTTGAAGAACCTTTCCGGCGACATCCAGACTTTAAACCTGAGCGGCTGCTACTGGTTGGCTGGCTCTATGGTGGATCAGGTCACCCGCTGTAAGGCTCTAGTCAGCCTGGACCTTACAGGCTGTCGATTGACATCAGTTCGCCTCTCGCATCTGCTGACCTCTCTTCGTTCTCTACGCTCATTGGCATTGGATGTGGGACCGGGGTTTGACCTCCATCAGCTGAGCGCCGAGGGCAAGTCTGCTTTGGCACGACTGCAGGAGCTCAAGCAGACATTGTTGACTCCCTCGTACGGTGTGGTGCCGTGCTGCAGTGCCCTACGCCGCCTGCACCTTTATCTAGAGGCCAGCGAGGGCTGGAGGGAAGCGGGCGGTTGCGCGCAGCTGATGGTGGGTCAGAGCAGCGTGCCACACTATCAGAATCTGCGTTGGTTCTCTGCACGCCTGGCGCCTGGTGAAGTCAATCGCACTCTGTTGGCACTCTACTTGGCTGTTTTCAGTATGAGAGTCCCGGAGGGTCTTACAGGACTGGTACTGTTTGTGCCGGGCCCCGCACCGCCAAGGCCGGTTGCAATGACGGCGCTAATGGAGAGCATGGCGTCGACGGTGGGAAACACCGTTAGCGCTCTCCAGCTTCCACGTACGTGGTTGGATGGTGCTATACTTGGGCGGGTCTTGGCGCATGGCTGCCCCTCTTACCTAAATGTCTCACGCTGTTCATCTCCAGGGTTCAACCCTCTACATGTGCTCCTTAGTGCGGGTCGTGACCTCAAACCCTTAAAGAGTCTCAACGTGCGTGGATGTGGCCAAGGGCCTCTCGCCGAGAGCTGTGGGAAGGGCGAGGAGGAGATGGATGCAGAGAGTGTCAAAGCGCTTACTGAATGTTGCCCACATCTTATTCACCTTAATTTATCTGCCACACACTACCACCATGCTCTTCCTGCTGGGCAGGATGGACACTTGTGTGGCGCTTTAGGGCGTCTCGCTGCCTTGTGCTCTTTGGCACTTCCGGTGTGTGCCTTGGCACAGTTCCCACCAGCACCTGTGAACATTCAAGACTCCAACACAGACCACTCCTCAAGGTCACTACTTCTCGGGCTTAAAAAGAGCAGCCGCATCGGTGTGCCCACATATCGACCAACAACCGAGGTCACCGTGGATCAGGGCGAAGAGCGGCAGGATAGAGGCTTGTGCATTCAGCCTCTGCTTCACGGTTGCCCGCATCTAGTGGAGCTAGAGCTGATTGGCGCAGGGTTTTCCTCTGCCATGCCACGCAATGAGCCGGCCATCCGCAAGGATCCTGCCGCATGCCGCTGGTCCTACAATGTCGGAGATGGTGAGTTAGCTGCTTTGGGAGCGATGAAATTTTTGCGCAAGCTTACCCTCGCTCACTTACCGGGAGTTCTGAAGGGGACAGGACTGATCGAGCTGGTTCAGGGGTGCAAGGACCTTTGTTCGTTATCACTTGCAAATCTTGGATCTTTAAAGACCATGAACTACACGCAGGCTCTGCTGGAGGCTCTTTCCTACTGTACACAACTCAGGGACTTAAG CCCGCCGCTGTGGCGTCCTTCATGCAGAGCTGCGCTGACGTCATCATGTGCCACATGTTCATGGGTGGTACCCTAG
- the LOC131549730 gene encoding endonuclease domain-containing 1 protein-like: MMLLLHVLMLSLLSGGSAKVVQDFETECGQFLANGKSPTRFPDPQYRQICQTLDNVYYYATFYDTHNRIPVYSAYKFEGLMNCTRLKAWYIEPQLDDNNASPNMEFENGVEIQGLGDRQALNRDYERSGYDKGHLAPVYQANSQSCANATFTLTNAAPQNPSFNRGQWKVLEKKIAGELSNQCLPKKYSVYIVVGVVPGSEIINNRVKVPSHFWTAFCCLDNNNKCQISRGFIGKNENIPPKNKTVNDLETELATLYNVDSFELFDKSTKLPPKKQSDSENENKLFQNKAPASYCLKEKLYQMFSLVLLLFLTKLL; the protein is encoded by the exons ATGATGCTGCTTCTTCATGTGCTGATGCTGTCTCTTCTCTCCGGTGGTTCAGCCAAAGTTGTGCAGGATTTTGAGACTGAATGTGGTCAATTTTTGGCAAATGGAAAATCACCAACAAGATTTCCTGATCCACAATACAGGCAGATCTGCCAAACTCTagataatgtttattattatgccACATTCTATGACACTCACAACAGGATCCCCGTGTACTCAGCCTACAAGTTTGAAGGGCTAATGAACTGCACAAGACTAAAGGCGTGGTACATTGAACCTCAA CTTGATGACAATAATGCATCACCAAACATGGAATTCGAGAATGGTGTGGAAATACAAGGACTTGGAGACCGTCAAGCTCTCAATAGAGACTATGAGAGGTCTGGCTATGACAAAGGTCATCTGGCACCAGTCTACCAGGCAAACTCACAGAGCTGTGCTAATGCCACCTTCACTCTCACCAATGCTGCTCCACAAAACCCCTCTTTTAACCGAGGCCAGTGGAAGgtactagaaaaaaaaattgctggaGAACTGTCCAATCAATGTCTACCGAAAAAGTATTCTGTTTACATTGTGGTTGGGGTGGTACCAGGTTCTGAAATCATAAACAATAGAGTGAAAGTGCCTAGTCATTTCTGGACTGCATTCTGCTGCTTagacaacaataataaatgtcaGATCTCAAGAGGGTTTATTGGAAAGAATGAGAACATTCCtcccaaaaacaaaactgtgaatGATTTAGAGACAGAGTTGGCAACGCTTTATAATGTTGATTCATTTGAGTTGTTTGATAAATCTACAAAACTCCCACCGAAGAAACAAAGCGAttcagaaaatgaaaataagctctttcaaaataaagcacCAGCGAGCTATTGTCTGAAAGAGAAACTTTATCAAATGTTTTCTTTGGTGTTGTTGTTATTTCTGACTAAATTATTATAA
- the LOC131544023 gene encoding endonuclease domain-containing 1 protein-like, which yields MMLLLHVLMLSLLSGGSARVVQDFESECGQFFANGKSPTRFPGQQYRQICQTLNNVYYYATFYDTDNKIPVYSAYKFEGLKGCVRLNKWYIEPQLDDNNGSPNMNFETGVKKQGLGKHQALNGDYESSRYDRGHLAPVYQAQSQSCAHATFTLTNAAPQNPSFNRGQWKKLERNIAKELSNQCLPKRYTIYIVTGVVPGAQKIKNRVNVPKHFWTAYCCLDNNNKCQISSGFIGKNENITPKRKTVKNLEKELATLYKVTSFQLF from the exons ATGATGCTGCTTCTTCATGTGCTGATGCTGTCTCTTCTCTCCGGTGGTTCGGCCAGAGTTGTGCAGGATTTTGAGAGTGAATGTGGTCAATTTTTTGCAAATGGAAAATCACCAACAAGATTTCCTGGTCAACAATACAGGCAGATCTGCCAAACtctaaataatgtttattattatgccACATTCTATGACACTGACAACAAGATCCCCGTGTACTCAGCCTACAAGTTTGAAGGGCTAAAGGGCTGCGTAAGACTAAACAAGTGGTACATTGAACCTCAA CTTGACGACAATAATGGATCACCAAACATGAACTTCGAGACAGGTGTGAAAAAACAAGGACTTGGAAAGCATCAAGCTCTCAATGGAGACTATGAGAGTTCTCGCTATGACAGAGGTCATCTGGCACCAGTCTACCAGGCACAGTCACAGAGCTGTGCTCATGCCACCTTCACTCTCACCAATGCTGCTCCACAAAACCCCTCTTTTAACCGAGGCCAGTGGAAGAAACTAGAAAGAAACATTGCAAAAGAACTGTCTAATCAATGTCTACCAAAAAGATATACTATTTACATTGTGACAGGGGTGGTACCAGGTGcacagaaaattaaaaatagagtGAACGTGCCTAAACATTTCTGGACTGCTTACTGCTGCTTAGACAACAATAACAAGTGTCAGATCTCAAGTGGGTTTATTGGAAAGAACGAGAACATTactccaaaaagaaaaactgtgaAGAATTTAGAGAAAGAGTTGGCAACACTTTATAAAGTCACATCCTTTCAGTTGTTTTAA